A region from the Triticum aestivum cultivar Chinese Spring chromosome 3D, IWGSC CS RefSeq v2.1, whole genome shotgun sequence genome encodes:
- the LOC123074730 gene encoding uncharacterized protein yields MPLLVALPVPISVGAAASTVCSATSTTSPTGNADGLLFDDLVLGDGDGSKNETGDDPAVKLEWLRSQIIGAEAEFSSPFGTRRITYADHTASGRCLLFVEEFVQRNVLPYYGNTHTVDSYVGMHTSRLAGEAARYVKRSLGGGPQDVLLFCGTGCTAAIKRLQEVTGMAVPPTLRSRVLEVLPPSDRWVVFVGPYEHHSNLLSWRESLAEVVEIRLRQDDGLVDMAALEAALAAPGRAGRPMLGSFSACSNVTGLRTDTRAVARLLHRHGAFACFDFACSAPCVDIDMRSGEPDGYDAVFLSSHKFLGGPGSPGVLAMASRLYRLRRTAPSTSGGGTVLYVSGFDHGDTVYCEDTEEREDAGTPAIIQKVRAALAFKVKEWVGAECIEEGEQRMLALALRRIRTAANPNLRLLLGGDPGSTADRLPVLSFVVYPPVADENKEVGAARPQLHCRFVTKLLNDLFGVQARGGCACAGPYGHRLLGITPARAKAIKSAVEMGYHGVRPGWTRVSLAYYTSAREAEFVLEAIEFVASFGHRFLPLYTFDWKSGDWLYNRSCGCVRSDNGPVANTTTTGAVALESHAGEVKAKHDYQSYMAFARKLAESLLDAGLDDTPARGIPKAIDPQLVYFMT; encoded by the exons ATGCCTCTTCTTGTCGCGCTGCCCGTGCCCATTTCTGTTGGTGCTGCTGCTAGCACTGTCTGTAGTGCCACCAGTACCACATCCCCTACAGGCAATGCTGATGGCCTCCTGTTCGATGATCTTGTGCTCGGTGACGGCGACGGAAGCAAGAATGAGACGGGCGACGACCCCGCGGTGAAGTTGGAGTGGCTCAGGTCACAGATCATCGGCGCCGAAGCAGAGTTCTCGTCGCCGTTCGGGACTCGCCGCATCACGTACGCCGACCACACGGCGTCCGGCCGCTGCCTGCTCTTCGTCGAGGAGTTCGTGCAGCGGAACGTTCTCCCGTATTACG GCAACACGCACACGGTGGACAGCTACGTGGGCATGCACACGAGCAGGCtggccggggaggcggcgcggtACGTGAAGCGCAGCCTGGGAGGCGGCCCACAGGACGTGCTGCTCTTCTGCGGCACGGGCTGCACCGCCGCCATCAAGCGCCTCCAGGAGGTGACCGGCATGGCCGTCCCTCCCACGCTGCGCTCCAGGGTGCTGGAGGTCCTGCCGCCGTCCGACCGGTGGGTGGTGTTCGTCGGGCCGTACGAGCACCACTCCAACCTGCTCTCGTGGCGGGAGAGCCTCGCGGAGGTGGTGGAGATCAGGCTGCGGCAGGACGACGGCCTCGTCGACATGGCGGCCCTGGAGGCGGCGCTGGCGGCGCCCGGGCGCGCGGGGCGGCCCATGCTGGGCTCTTTCTCGGCGTGCAGCAACGTCACCGGGCTGCGCACCGACACGCGGGCCGTGGCGCGCCTGCTGCATCGGCACGGCGCCTTCGCCTGCTTCGACTTTGCATGCAGCGCGCCCTGCGTCGACATCGACATGAGGTCCGGGGAGCCGGACGGCTACGACGCCGTCTTCCTGAGCTCGCACAAGTTCCTTGGCGGGCCCGGCAGCCCGGGCGTCCTCGCGATGGCGTCGCGGCTCTACCGCCTCCGCCGCACCGCGCCGTCCACCAGCGGCGGGGGCACCGTGCTCTACGTCAGCGGCTTCGACCACGGAGACACGGTGTACTGCGAGGACACGGAGGAGCGCGAGGACGCGGGAACGCCGGCCATCATACAGAAGGTCCGAGCGGCGCTGGCGTTCAAGGTGAAGGAGTGGGTCGGGGCGGAATGCATCGAGGAGGGGGAGCAGCGCATGCTCGCCCTCGCCCTCCGCCGGATCCGGACGGCTGCCAACCCCAACCTGCGCCTGCTGCTCGGCGGCGACCCCGGCAGCACCGCAGACCGGCTCCCGGTGCTCTCTTTCGTCGTGTATCCTCCGGTCGCCGACGAGAACAAGGAGGTGGGGGCGGCGAGGCCGCAGTTGCACTGCCGGTTCGTGACGAAGCTACTGAACGACCTGTTCGGCGTGCAGGCTCGCGGGGGCTGCGCCTGCGCAGGGCCGTACGGCCACCGGCTGCTCGGCATCACCCCGGCGCGAGCCAAAGCCATCAAATCCGCCGTCGAGATG GGCTATCACGGTGTGCGGCCAGGGTGGACGCGTGTCAGCCTGGCGTACTACACGTCGGCGCGCGAGGCGGAGTTCGTGCTGGAGGCCATAGAATTCGTCGCCAGTTTCGGCCACCGGTTTCTGCCGCTCTACACCTTCGACTGGAAATCCGGGGACTGGCTGTACAACCGCAGCTGCGGCTGCGTCCGTTCAGACAACGGGCCGGTCGCGAATACTACCACAACTGGTGCTGTTGCTCTTGAGTCGCATGCTGGAGAAGTCAAAGCAAAGCACGATTACCAGAGCTACATGGCGTTTGCACGGAAGCTGGCTGAGTCCCTGCTCGACGCTGGCCTGGATGACACTCCGGCTAGGGGCATTCCTAAGGCCATTGACCCACAGTTGGTTTACTTTATGACGTGA
- the LOC123074731 gene encoding uncharacterized protein, translating into MARSAALLLLLLALLLACSGAATAAAAAGRIKSKAAARSARAEAEAGCRDLATRGKCVASGGGGRCRWCRSDALDDMCFGAAEAWRLPKQVFSCDQPAGAAHARR; encoded by the coding sequence ATGGCCAGATCtgcggcgctgctgctgctgcttctcgcTCTTCTCCTGGCGTGCTCGGGGGCCGCGACGGCAGCCGCCGCGGCGGGCAGAATCAAGAGCAAGGCTGCTGCTCGGTCAgcgagggcggaggcggaggcggggtgCCGGGATCTGGCGACGCGCGGCAAGTgtgtggcgagcggcggcgggggcAGGTGCCGGTGGTGCCGCAGCGACGCGCTCGACGACATGTGCTTCGGCGCAGCGGAGGCGTGGCGGCTCCCGAAGCAGGTCTTCTCCTGCGACCAGCCCGCCGGCGCCGCGCACGCCAGGAGATAG
- the LOC123079114 gene encoding serine/threonine protein kinase OSK1: MEAGGKDGNPLKNYRIGKTLGIGSFGKVKIAEHIKTGHKVAVKILNRRKIKNMEMEEKVKREIKILRLFMHPHIIRLYEVIEAPADIYVVMEYVKSGELFDYIVEKGRLQEEEARRFFQQIISGVQYCHRNMVVHRDLKPENLLLDNNCDVKIADFGLSNVMRDGHFLKTSCGSPNYAAPEVISGKLYAGPEVDVWSCGVILYALLCGTLPFDDENIPNLFKKIKGGIYTLPSHLSGPARDLIPRMLVVDPMKRITIREIREHPWFEAQLPRYLAVPPPDTAQQVKKIDEESLVKVISLGFDKNLLVESIHNRLQNEATVAYYLFLDNKSRTTTGYLGAGYQEAMESSFSPITPSETQSPAHGNRQQPYMESPVGLRPHFPADRKWALGLQSRAHPREVMTEVLKALQELNVYWKKIGHYNMKCRWSPPGFPGQENMSHTNYNFSAEPIETDDLGDKLNLIKFELQLYKTRDEKYLLDLQRASGPHLLFLDLCAAFLAQLRVL; this comes from the exons ATCCTTAACCGCCGGAAAATCAAAAACATGGAGATGGAAGAGAAAG TGAAAAGAGAGATCAAGATATTAAGATTATTCATGCACCCGCATATCATCCGCCTTTATGAAGTGATAGAGGCACCAGCTGATATTTATGTGGTCATGGAGTATGTTAAGTCTGGTGAATTATTTGACTACATTGTTGAGAAAGGTAGGCTACAGGAGGAAGAGGCCCGCCGTTTCTTTCAACAG ATCATATCTGGTGTTCAATATTGCCACAGGAACATGGTGGTGCACCGCGATCTAAAGCCGGAGAACCTTCTTTTGGACAATAATTGTGATGTTAAGATTGCGGATTTTGGCTTAAGTAATGTTATGCGTGACGGCCACTTTCTTAAGACAAGTTGTGGTAGCCCAAATTATGCAGCTCCGGAG GTTATATCTGGAAAACTGTACGCTGGGCCTGAAGTTGATGTATGGAGCTGCGGTGTTATTCTTTATGCACTTCTATGTGGTACTCTTCCATTTGATGATGAGAACATACCCAACCTTTTTAAGAAAATAAAG GGTGGAATATATACCCTTCCGAGCCATTTATCAGGCCCAGCAAGGGATTTGATTCCAAGGATGCTAGTTGTTGATCCTATGAAAAGGATAACCATTCGTGAAATACGCGAGCATCCATGGTTTGAAGCTCAACTCCCACGATATTTAGCCGTGCCTCCACCAGATACTGCGCAACAAGTTAAAAAG ATTGATGAAGAATCTCTTGTTAAAGTTATCAGTCTGGGATTTGACAAAAACCTGCTGGTTGAATCAATTCATAATAGATTGCAAAATGAG GCAACAGTTGCATATTATTTATTTTTGGATAATAAGAGTCGCACAACAACTGGCTATCTTGGAGCTGGGTATCAAGAAGCTATG GAATCTTCATTCTCACCCATTACTCCAAGTGAAACACAAAGTCCAGCTCATGGAAATCGGCAACAACCATACATGGAATCTCCAGTTGGCTTGAGACCACATTTTCCAGCTGATAGGAAATGGGCTCTTGGGCTTCAG TCTCGAGCACATCCAAGAGAAGTTATGACTGAAGTGCTGAAGGCTCTGCAAGAACTGAATGTATACTGGAAAAAAATTGGACACTATAACATGAAATGTAGATGGAGTCCTCCTGGCTTTCCCGGTCAGGAGAATATGAGTCATACCAATTATAACTTCAGTGCAGAGCCTATTGAAACCGATGACCTGGGTGACAAGTTAAATTTAATTAAGTTCGAACTTCAG CTTTACAAAACAAGAGATGAGAAATACCTTCTGGATTTGCAAAGGGCGAGCGGGCCGCACCTCCTCTTTCTTGATCTATGTGCTGCCTTTCTAGCTCAGCTGAGAGTCCTTTGA